The Candidatus Desulfarcum epimagneticum genome contains a region encoding:
- a CDS encoding Prevent-host-death family protein yields the protein MAPLHPNILEHDGQKAFVVLPYEEFLKLQEILDDYQDLAALRQAKEDEGSAPAVSLNDAKKQLGVS from the coding sequence ATGGCGCCGCTTCATCCGAACATTTTAGAACATGACGGCCAAAAAGCTTTTGTGGTTTTGCCTTACGAAGAATTTCTGAAGTTGCAAGAAATTTTGGATGATTACCAGGATTTGGCGGCGTTGCGTCAGGCCAAAGAAGACGAAGGCTCCGCGCCTGCGGTTTCGCTGAATGACGCGAAAAAACAGCTCGGCGTTTCCTGA
- the ribBA gene encoding 3,4-dihydroxy-2-butanone 4-phosphate synthase / GTP cyclohydrolase-2, with protein sequence MPKISIEEAIKDIRDGKMVILVDDEDRENEGDLTMAAEAVTPEAINFMAKYGRGLICLSMTGEKIDSLDLPLMVDNNTSAFQTGFTVSIEARRGVTTGISAADRATTILTAVADGAKPADLARPGHIFPLRAKDGGVIVRTGQTEGSVDLARLAGLKPAGVICEVMDEDGTMARMPALEEFSKKRGIGICTIEDLIEYRMRTESFVHKVVEANIPTCHAGMFTAMVYENEIEDLQHIAMVKGEIDPDEPILVRVHSECMTGDIFASLKCDCGDQLRLSMELMEKEGAGVLLYIRQEGRGIGLVNKLKAYVLQDQGLDTVEANEELGFKPDLRNYGIGAQVLVDLGIKKMRLITNNPKKMVGLQGYGLSIVDQVPLEVAPNEHNRTYLECKKLKMGHLLNIDANP encoded by the coding sequence ATGCCGAAGATATCCATAGAAGAGGCGATCAAAGACATCCGGGACGGAAAAATGGTCATCCTGGTGGATGACGAGGACCGGGAAAACGAAGGCGACCTCACCATGGCCGCCGAGGCCGTCACTCCCGAGGCCATCAATTTCATGGCGAAATACGGCCGGGGGCTCATCTGTCTTTCCATGACGGGAGAAAAAATCGACTCCCTGGACCTTCCCCTCATGGTGGACAACAATACCTCGGCCTTTCAGACCGGCTTCACCGTGTCCATTGAGGCCCGGCGGGGGGTGACCACCGGAATATCCGCCGCGGACCGGGCCACCACCATTCTGACGGCCGTGGCCGACGGCGCCAAACCCGCGGACCTGGCCCGGCCGGGCCATATTTTTCCCCTTCGGGCCAAAGACGGCGGGGTGATCGTGCGGACCGGGCAGACCGAAGGCTCGGTGGACCTGGCCCGTCTGGCGGGGCTCAAACCGGCCGGGGTGATATGCGAGGTCATGGATGAGGACGGGACCATGGCCCGGATGCCGGCGCTTGAGGAGTTCAGCAAAAAGCGCGGCATCGGCATCTGCACCATCGAGGACCTCATCGAATACCGCATGAGAACCGAGTCCTTTGTCCACAAGGTGGTGGAGGCCAATATCCCCACCTGCCACGCCGGGATGTTCACGGCCATGGTCTATGAAAACGAGATCGAGGACCTTCAGCACATCGCCATGGTCAAAGGCGAGATCGACCCGGACGAGCCCATCCTGGTCCGGGTGCATTCAGAGTGCATGACCGGCGATATTTTCGCCTCTCTCAAGTGCGACTGCGGGGACCAGCTCCGGCTTTCCATGGAGCTGATGGAAAAAGAGGGGGCCGGGGTGTTGCTCTACATCCGCCAGGAGGGCCGGGGCATCGGCCTGGTGAACAAGCTCAAGGCCTATGTGCTCCAGGACCAGGGTCTGGACACGGTGGAGGCCAACGAGGAGCTGGGCTTTAAACCGGATTTGCGGAACTACGGCATCGGCGCCCAGGTTCTGGTGGATTTGGGGATCAAAAAAATGCGCCTGATCACCAACAATCCCAAGAAAATGGTGGGTCTCCAGGGCTATGGGCTGAGCATTGTGGACCAGGTGCCTTTGGAAGTGGCGCCCAATGAACACAACCGGACGTACCTGGAATGCAAGAAACTTAAGATGGGGCATTTGCTCAATATCGACGCCAATCCTTGA
- a CDS encoding Cytidine deaminase → MADQRPSWDKYFMDIAGLVALRSTCMRRSVGAVIVKERRILSTGYNGAPTNISHCEKEGCLREKMGVPSGERHELCRGLHAEQNAIIQAAYHGISIRGAELFCTTLPCFICAKMIINAGILRVCHSRGYPDDMSAGMLGEAGVELEKI, encoded by the coding sequence ATGGCCGACCAGCGACCCTCGTGGGACAAATATTTTATGGACATCGCCGGGCTGGTGGCCCTTCGCTCCACCTGCATGCGCCGCTCGGTGGGGGCCGTCATCGTCAAGGAGCGCCGGATACTGTCCACCGGGTACAACGGCGCCCCCACAAACATCTCCCACTGTGAAAAAGAGGGGTGTCTGAGGGAAAAAATGGGCGTGCCCTCGGGGGAAAGGCACGAGCTTTGCCGGGGGCTGCACGCGGAGCAGAACGCCATTATCCAGGCCGCCTATCACGGCATTTCCATCCGGGGCGCCGAGCTTTTCTGCACGACTCTGCCCTGTTTTATCTGCGCCAAGATGATCATCAACGCCGGAATCCTTCGGGTCTGCCACAGCCGGGGATATCCGGATGACATGTCCGCCGGGATGCTGGGCGAGGCGGGTGTGGAATTAGAAAAAATATAG
- the ribD gene encoding Diaminohydroxyphosphoribosylaminopyrimidine deaminase / 5-amino-6-(5-phosphoribosylamino)uracil reductase — MSADDLRHMETALALAEKGRGFVSPNPMVGAILVKDGRVISEGYHRRFGSDHAEVEAIQKAGGAARGATLYVTLEPCDHFGKTPPCSKRILEAGIARVVSAMEDPNPEVKGNGHRRLKAGGVEVTTGVFEKKARRLNEIFIKHISTGLPFVIAKCAATLDGFIATKTGDSRWVSGEASRRYVHRLRHTVDAIMVGAGTARTDDPSLTTRLEGLEGRDPIRVILDPVLSISEKARALTLESDAQTILVAGPGAPEKKKKAIEKTGARVMEAPEKDGLTDMKWLRARLGEMGISGLLIEGGSRVMASAFRAGIVDKVVFFYAPKIMAGGGFPICGGPGPDSMDGCVRLTDVSARMSGDDVMIEGYPLWG; from the coding sequence TTGAGCGCCGATGACCTTCGCCATATGGAGACGGCGCTGGCCCTGGCCGAAAAGGGAAGGGGCTTTGTGTCCCCCAACCCCATGGTGGGGGCGATCCTGGTCAAAGACGGCCGTGTGATTTCAGAAGGATATCACCGGAGGTTCGGCTCAGACCACGCCGAGGTCGAGGCCATTCAAAAGGCCGGCGGGGCGGCCCGGGGGGCCACGCTGTACGTGACCCTGGAGCCGTGCGATCATTTTGGAAAAACCCCGCCCTGCTCAAAGCGAATCCTTGAGGCCGGCATCGCCCGGGTGGTCTCGGCCATGGAGGACCCCAACCCCGAGGTCAAAGGAAACGGCCACCGGCGTTTAAAGGCGGGCGGGGTGGAGGTCACGACCGGGGTTTTCGAAAAAAAGGCCCGCCGGCTCAATGAAATTTTTATCAAACACATTTCCACCGGCCTTCCCTTTGTCATCGCGAAATGCGCGGCCACCCTGGACGGTTTCATCGCCACAAAGACCGGGGACTCCAGGTGGGTGTCCGGCGAGGCGTCCAGGCGTTATGTCCACCGGCTGCGCCACACGGTGGACGCCATTATGGTGGGCGCCGGGACCGCGCGAACAGACGATCCCAGCCTGACCACGCGCCTGGAGGGATTGGAGGGCCGCGATCCGATCCGGGTGATCCTGGACCCGGTTCTGTCGATTTCGGAAAAGGCGCGGGCGCTCACCCTTGAGTCCGACGCCCAGACCATACTCGTCGCGGGGCCCGGCGCGCCTGAAAAGAAAAAAAAAGCGATTGAAAAAACCGGGGCGCGGGTCATGGAGGCGCCGGAAAAAGACGGCCTGACGGATATGAAATGGCTGCGCGCCCGGCTGGGGGAGATGGGAATCTCCGGCCTGCTCATTGAGGGCGGAAGCCGGGTCATGGCCTCGGCCTTCAGGGCCGGGATCGTGGACAAGGTCGTCTTTTTTTACGCGCCCAAAATCATGGCCGGCGGCGGCTTTCCCATATGCGGCGGCCCGGGACCCGATTCCATGGACGGCTGCGTCCGCTTGACGGATGTCTCCGCGCGCATGTCCGGCGACGATGTGATGATCGAAGGATACCCGTTATGGGGTTGA
- a CDS encoding putative enzyme (Evidence 3 : Putative function from multiple computational evidences; Product type e : enzyme) — MQNETKSVIIGSDHAAYELKNKIRDFLEKKGFEVTDAGTDGPESSDYPDFGARVARGVSEKKFEKGVLLCGTGIGMSMVANRFAHVRAALCRGLFDAVMSRRHNDANILVLGGRVTGDVLAFEIVDAWLKTPFEGGRHQRRLDQFDDISLDDIAGRK; from the coding sequence ATGCAAAATGAAACAAAATCTGTTATAATCGGAAGCGACCACGCGGCCTATGAGCTGAAAAACAAAATCCGGGATTTTTTGGAAAAGAAGGGTTTTGAAGTCACGGACGCGGGGACGGACGGGCCGGAATCGTCGGATTACCCGGACTTCGGCGCGCGGGTGGCGCGGGGGGTGTCTGAAAAAAAGTTTGAAAAAGGCGTGCTTTTATGCGGGACCGGAATCGGCATGTCCATGGTGGCCAACCGGTTTGCCCATGTCCGGGCCGCGCTTTGCCGGGGCCTGTTTGACGCCGTCATGAGCCGCCGGCACAACGACGCCAATATCCTGGTCCTGGGGGGGCGCGTCACCGGGGACGTTCTGGCGTTTGAAATCGTGGACGCCTGGCTCAAGACCCCCTTTGAGGGGGGGCGGCACCAGAGGCGGCTGGACCAGTTCGATGACATCAGCCTTGACGATATCGCCGGCCGAAAATAA
- the ribE gene encoding riboflavin synthase beta chain (Evidence 2a : Function from experimental evidences in other organisms; Product type e : enzyme): MPQVLEGKLVAKGKKFAIIVSRFNDFITEKLTGGAVDALTRCDADPDDIKIIKTPGAFEIPLLAQKVAEKGGFDAIICLGAVIRGATSHFDYVSAEVSKGVAAVSLEAGVPVIFGVITTDSIEQAVERAGTKSGNKGWSAAISAVEMANLMELVDKA, encoded by the coding sequence ATGCCGCAAGTTCTGGAAGGCAAACTGGTCGCAAAGGGGAAGAAGTTCGCCATCATTGTGAGCCGTTTCAACGATTTTATCACCGAAAAACTGACAGGGGGCGCCGTGGACGCGCTGACGCGCTGTGACGCCGATCCCGACGATATCAAGATCATCAAGACCCCGGGGGCCTTTGAGATTCCGCTTCTGGCCCAGAAGGTCGCGGAAAAAGGCGGCTTTGACGCCATCATATGCCTGGGCGCGGTGATCCGGGGCGCCACTTCCCATTTCGATTACGTGAGCGCCGAGGTGTCCAAGGGCGTCGCGGCGGTGTCCCTGGAAGCCGGGGTCCCCGTGATATTCGGGGTCATCACCACCGACTCCATTGAGCAGGCCGTGGAAAGGGCCGGGACCAAGTCCGGGAACAAGGGCTGGAGCGCGGCCATCTCGGCGGTGGAAATGGCCAATCTCATGGAACTGGTGGACAAGGCGTAA
- the acpP gene encoding acyl carrier protein (ACP) (Evidence 2a : Function from experimental evidences in other organisms; PubMedId : 2062368, 2091027, 3549687, 4882206, 4882207, 7673201, 7972002, 8359454; Product type c : carrier), translating into MSIEDKVKKIIAEKLSVELEEVVPEASFINDLGADSLDIVELIMSMEEEFDIEISDDDAEKLVTVKDVLEYIQEHS; encoded by the coding sequence ATGTCCATTGAAGATAAGGTAAAAAAAATCATTGCGGAGAAATTAAGCGTGGAGCTGGAGGAGGTCGTTCCCGAAGCGTCTTTTATCAACGATCTCGGGGCCGACTCCCTGGACATTGTCGAGCTGATCATGTCCATGGAGGAAGAGTTTGACATCGAAATATCCGATGATGACGCTGAAAAGCTTGTCACGGTCAAAGATGTGCTCGAATATATCCAGGAACATTCCTAA
- the nusB gene encoding Transcription antitermination protein NusB, with protein sequence MGNRRRSRELALQALFYMDIRHSVSEDTLALFRAHFPPSDEIEPFFTKLTTGVMEENQEIDQAIKRCSSNWRLRRMTCVDRNIMRIAVYELLHCDDIPPKVSINEAVDMGKKFGSDESGAFINGILDGVRLEAEGKEKEKKDP encoded by the coding sequence ATGGGAAACCGTCGCCGATCACGGGAGCTGGCCCTTCAAGCCCTGTTTTATATGGATATCCGTCACTCCGTGTCTGAAGACACCCTGGCGCTTTTTCGCGCTCATTTTCCGCCCTCCGATGAAATCGAGCCTTTTTTCACAAAGCTGACCACAGGCGTGATGGAGGAAAATCAGGAGATCGACCAGGCCATCAAGCGCTGTTCCAGCAACTGGAGACTCCGCCGCATGACCTGCGTGGACCGGAACATCATGCGCATCGCCGTTTATGAGCTTCTGCACTGCGACGACATTCCCCCCAAGGTGTCCATCAACGAAGCCGTGGACATGGGAAAAAAATTCGGCTCCGATGAATCCGGGGCCTTTATTAACGGCATCCTGGACGGCGTCCGGCTTGAGGCCGAGGGGAAAGAAAAAGAGAAAAAGGACCCGTGA
- the ribE gene encoding Riboflavin synthase codes for MFTGIIEGLGTVRAIGPHPRGGGKTLSLEADFALSDVRVGDSVAVNGACLTATTIAGKSFTADVSAETLSKTALGALKTGGRVNLERALALSGRLDGHLVSGHVDCVGHIRKKQMMGNAVIMAVGLPESFPGHIIPKGSIAVDGVSLTLNTCAERGFEVALIPHTAARTTLDFKKPGDAVNIETDMIGKYVEKVLSGQAREKGGRKSGFGMDFLAKNGFL; via the coding sequence ATGTTTACCGGAATCATAGAGGGGCTGGGAACGGTCCGGGCCATTGGGCCCCACCCCCGGGGAGGAGGGAAAACCCTTTCCCTGGAGGCGGACTTTGCCTTAAGCGACGTCCGGGTGGGCGACAGCGTGGCCGTCAACGGGGCGTGTCTGACCGCCACCACCATTGCGGGAAAGTCCTTCACGGCGGATGTGTCCGCCGAGACCCTTTCCAAAACCGCCCTGGGCGCGCTCAAAACCGGGGGGCGGGTGAACCTGGAAAGGGCGCTTGCGCTCTCCGGCCGTCTGGACGGGCATCTGGTGTCGGGCCATGTGGACTGCGTCGGGCATATCCGGAAAAAACAGATGATGGGAAACGCCGTCATCATGGCCGTGGGCCTTCCGGAGTCCTTCCCTGGACACATCATCCCCAAGGGCTCCATCGCCGTGGACGGCGTGAGCCTCACCCTCAACACATGCGCCGAAAGGGGCTTTGAGGTGGCGCTGATCCCCCATACCGCGGCGCGGACCACCCTGGATTTTAAAAAGCCGGGGGACGCGGTGAACATCGAGACCGACATGATCGGCAAATACGTGGAGAAAGTTTTATCCGGACAGGCCCGGGAGAAAGGGGGCCGAAAGTCCGGGTTTGGGATGGACTTTCTGGCGAAGAACGGGTTTTTATAA
- the nrdR gene encoding transcriptional repressor of nrd genes (Evidence 2b : Function from indirect experimental evidences (e.g. phenotypes); Product type r : regulator), producing MKCPFCSKTDHKVVDSRMTKDRRAIRRRRECVPCGRRFTTYERVEKTPAVILKKDGRRENFSRPKALMGIQKACEKRKISMHVIDDFISVLERDLGEMEEKEIPSSVIGEKIMSWLHDLDDIAYVRFASVYREFKDVNDFVEELKKMLSKENGGKRA from the coding sequence ATGAAATGCCCGTTTTGCTCGAAAACCGACCACAAAGTGGTGGACTCCAGAATGACAAAGGACAGGCGCGCCATTCGCAGGCGCCGGGAGTGCGTTCCCTGCGGCCGGCGTTTCACCACCTATGAGCGCGTGGAAAAAACGCCTGCGGTGATTCTGAAAAAGGATGGCCGCCGGGAGAATTTTTCCCGGCCCAAGGCCCTGATGGGCATCCAGAAGGCATGCGAAAAAAGAAAAATCAGCATGCATGTCATCGACGATTTCATCAGCGTTCTGGAGCGGGACCTGGGGGAGATGGAGGAAAAGGAGATTCCGTCTTCCGTCATCGGGGAAAAGATCATGTCCTGGCTCCACGACCTGGACGACATCGCCTATGTGCGGTTCGCCTCGGTGTACCGGGAATTTAAGGATGTGAACGATTTCGTCGAAGAGCTTAAAAAAATGCTGTCAAAGGAAAACGGGGGAAAACGCGCTTGA
- the fabF gene encoding 3-oxoacyl-(acyl-carrier-protein) synthase II (Evidence 2a : Function from experimental evidences in other organisms; PubMedId : 10037680, 6988423, 7768872, 7972002, 9013860, 9482715; Product type e : enzyme), with translation MERRVVVTGAGLVTPLGTGVEKTWSRLCRGESGIGEISRFDTSGFKTRIAGEVRDFSPGDFLPKKEARRTERFIAYAVAAARMAMEDSGFVVDASNAHRVGVVTGCGLGGLFMLEEVSRTVDTKGPRRVSPFFIPMIIGNMAAGVISIHLGAKGPNASIATACAAGGHAVGDSYRMVQSGRADAMITGGVESVITPTGIAGFNAMKALSTRNDAPEKASRPFERDRDGFVMGEGSGIVIIETLESALERGAKIYAEIIGYGMSGDAHHMTAPPPDGDGAVRCMTEALDDAGISPGSVDYINAHGTATALNDLYETRAVKTVFKEKAPLIPISATKSMTGHLLGGAGGVETVFTALSLFHGILPPTINFENPGEECDLDYVPQKARKKDISVAMTNSFGFGGTNATLILKKHAL, from the coding sequence TTGGAAAGGCGGGTGGTTGTCACCGGCGCGGGTCTGGTCACCCCGCTGGGAACGGGAGTGGAAAAGACATGGAGTCGGCTGTGCCGGGGAGAGTCGGGAATCGGCGAGATCTCCAGGTTCGACACGTCCGGTTTCAAGACCCGGATCGCGGGAGAGGTCCGGGATTTTTCCCCGGGGGATTTTTTGCCGAAGAAAGAGGCCCGGCGAACGGAGCGTTTTATCGCCTACGCTGTGGCCGCCGCCCGGATGGCCATGGAGGACTCGGGCTTTGTCGTCGACGCGTCCAACGCCCATCGGGTGGGGGTGGTCACCGGATGCGGCCTGGGAGGGCTTTTCATGCTGGAGGAGGTCTCCCGGACCGTGGACACAAAAGGTCCCAGGCGGGTCAGCCCTTTTTTTATTCCCATGATCATCGGGAACATGGCGGCGGGAGTGATTTCCATCCACCTGGGGGCCAAGGGCCCCAACGCCTCCATCGCCACGGCGTGCGCGGCCGGCGGTCACGCGGTGGGGGATTCGTACCGCATGGTCCAAAGCGGGCGGGCCGACGCCATGATCACCGGGGGCGTGGAGTCCGTCATCACCCCCACCGGCATCGCCGGATTCAACGCCATGAAGGCCCTGTCCACGAGAAACGACGCGCCTGAAAAGGCGTCCCGACCCTTTGAAAGGGACCGGGACGGCTTTGTCATGGGAGAGGGAAGCGGCATTGTGATCATCGAGACCCTGGAGTCCGCCCTTGAGCGCGGCGCCAAAATTTACGCCGAGATCATCGGCTACGGAATGAGCGGCGACGCCCATCACATGACCGCGCCCCCGCCGGATGGCGACGGCGCCGTTCGATGCATGACCGAGGCCCTGGACGACGCGGGAATTTCCCCGGGAAGCGTGGATTACATCAACGCCCACGGCACCGCCACCGCCCTGAATGATCTTTACGAGACCCGGGCCGTCAAAACGGTCTTCAAGGAAAAGGCGCCGCTGATCCCCATCAGCGCCACCAAGTCCATGACCGGCCATCTCCTGGGGGGCGCCGGCGGGGTGGAGACGGTCTTCACGGCCCTTTCCCTGTTTCACGGGATCCTTCCGCCCACCATCAATTTTGAAAACCCGGGCGAGGAGTGCGACCTGGACTATGTGCCCCAAAAAGCCCGTAAAAAAGACATCTCCGTGGCCATGACCAACTCCTTTGGATTTGGGGGAACCAACGCCACTTTGATCCTGAAAAAACACGCGCTGTGA
- the glyA gene encoding serine hydroxymethyltransferase (Evidence 2a : Function from experimental evidences in other organisms; PubMedId : 10656824, 2034230, 6190704, 6300791, 9298646; Product type e : enzyme), which produces MDGKNILNILDTVKKADKEIAAAIEKEMDRQRHTLELIASENIVSRTIMAIQGSVLTNKYAEGYPGKRYYGGCEYVDVAEDLAIERARALFGADYANVQPHSGSQANMGIYFALLKPGDTVLGMDLSHGGHLTHGSPVSFSGKLYKSVSYGLSRDTGLIDYDELARLAEAHKPAMIIAGASAYPRIIDFERFAEIARSAGAYLMVDMAHIAGLVAAGVHPSPIPHADVVSSTTHKTLRGPRGGLILSRKDLSARLGREIFPGIQGGPLMHVIAAKAAAFKEADSDAFRAYQRDVVENAKAMARRLADEKLTLVSGGTDNHMILVDLRSLNITGNRAQDVLGRAGITVNKNAVPFEEQKAHVTSGIRIGTPAITTRGMKTPQVEAIADMIADILKDPENDALIESVREKTREMCAGFPLDID; this is translated from the coding sequence ATGGATGGAAAAAACATTTTGAATATTCTGGACACAGTCAAAAAAGCGGATAAAGAGATCGCCGCCGCCATTGAAAAGGAAATGGACCGGCAGCGCCATACCCTGGAGCTGATCGCCTCGGAAAACATCGTGAGCCGGACGATCATGGCCATCCAGGGATCGGTTCTCACCAACAAGTACGCCGAGGGCTATCCCGGGAAACGCTATTACGGGGGATGCGAATATGTGGATGTGGCCGAGGACCTGGCCATTGAAAGGGCCCGGGCGCTTTTCGGGGCCGATTACGCCAATGTCCAGCCCCACTCGGGCTCCCAGGCCAATATGGGGATTTATTTCGCCCTGCTCAAACCCGGCGACACGGTTCTGGGCATGGACCTGTCCCACGGCGGGCATTTGACCCACGGAAGCCCGGTGAGTTTTTCAGGCAAACTCTACAAATCGGTCTCCTACGGACTGAGCCGGGACACGGGACTCATTGATTACGACGAGCTGGCCCGCCTGGCCGAGGCGCATAAACCGGCCATGATCATCGCCGGCGCCAGCGCCTATCCCCGGATCATCGATTTTGAAAGGTTTGCCGAAATCGCCCGTTCGGCCGGGGCCTATCTTATGGTGGACATGGCGCACATCGCGGGGCTGGTGGCGGCCGGGGTCCATCCCTCCCCGATTCCCCACGCCGATGTGGTGTCCTCCACCACCCACAAGACATTAAGGGGCCCCCGGGGCGGGCTGATTCTGTCCAGGAAGGATTTGAGCGCCCGGCTGGGCCGGGAGATTTTTCCCGGCATACAGGGCGGCCCTTTGATGCACGTCATCGCCGCCAAGGCCGCGGCCTTCAAGGAGGCGGACTCGGACGCATTCAGGGCCTACCAGCGCGATGTGGTGGAGAACGCCAAAGCCATGGCCCGGCGTCTGGCCGATGAAAAACTGACCCTGGTGTCCGGGGGGACCGACAACCACATGATCCTGGTGGATCTGAGAAGTTTAAACATCACCGGGAACCGGGCCCAGGATGTCCTGGGGCGGGCCGGGATCACCGTGAACAAGAACGCCGTGCCCTTTGAGGAGCAAAAGGCCCATGTGACCAGCGGCATCCGGATCGGAACCCCGGCCATCACCACCCGGGGCATGAAAACGCCCCAGGTCGAGGCCATCGCGGACATGATCGCCGATATTTTAAAAGACCCGGAAAACGACGCGCTCATTGAAAGCGTCCGGGAAAAAACCCGGGAGATGTGCGCCGGGTTTCCCCTGGATATCGACTGA
- a CDS encoding Endonuclease: MKRIAMAFAGSVMAVFLLLAALFYLSTYHPEDVQEEPVVCPAGAPLLEPGQTVKVLSWNVQFMAGNQNNHFFFDDGKDPWPPRETIDAVIQRVADVIRDENPDILLLQEVDHGAERTFHEDQLRRLLEKLPEDYACHSSAFYWKAAFVPHPSIMGSVGMKLSIVSRYKIDKTFRHALSPIPTDSFILRHLKPKRAAHEALMPVRGGAPLHVINVHLTAFAKGTDVQKRQAAQVTGILDAVGKRGRAGFAAGDFNLTPPPGSGIQPLFDAFHAVPSLEDIHSKQGRKCLTHMDTREKVKAPDKTIDYMFFTRNIPVGRTHIRQKDALDISDHLPVTAVFTVPGG, translated from the coding sequence ATGAAAAGGATTGCGATGGCATTCGCGGGATCGGTCATGGCCGTTTTTTTACTTCTGGCCGCCCTTTTTTACCTGTCCACCTATCATCCCGAAGATGTCCAGGAAGAGCCGGTGGTGTGCCCGGCCGGCGCGCCGCTCCTGGAGCCGGGCCAAACCGTGAAGGTTTTGAGCTGGAATGTCCAGTTCATGGCCGGAAATCAAAACAACCATTTCTTCTTTGACGACGGAAAGGACCCCTGGCCGCCCCGGGAAACCATTGACGCCGTCATCCAAAGGGTCGCGGACGTCATCCGCGACGAAAACCCGGACATCCTCCTTCTCCAGGAAGTGGACCACGGCGCCGAACGAACCTTTCACGAGGATCAGCTCAGGCGCCTGCTGGAAAAGCTGCCCGAAGACTACGCCTGCCACTCCTCGGCCTTTTACTGGAAAGCCGCCTTTGTCCCCCACCCGTCCATCATGGGGTCGGTGGGCATGAAACTTTCCATTGTGTCCCGATATAAAATCGACAAAACCTTTCGCCACGCCCTTTCCCCCATCCCAACCGATTCCTTCATTCTCCGGCATCTCAAACCCAAACGGGCGGCCCACGAAGCCCTGATGCCCGTGAGAGGCGGAGCGCCCCTGCATGTGATCAATGTCCATCTGACCGCCTTTGCCAAAGGGACCGATGTCCAAAAACGCCAGGCGGCGCAGGTGACAGGAATCCTGGACGCGGTGGGAAAAAGAGGCCGGGCCGGTTTCGCGGCCGGGGATTTCAATCTGACGCCTCCCCCGGGGTCCGGCATCCAGCCGCTGTTCGACGCCTTTCACGCCGTTCCGTCCCTTGAAGATATCCATTCAAAACAGGGCCGAAAATGCCTCACCCACATGGACACCCGTGAAAAGGTCAAAGCACCGGACAAAACCATCGATTACATGTTTTTCACCCGAAATATCCCCGTGGGCCGGACCCATATCCGTCAAAAAGACGCCCTGGACATTTCAGACCACCTGCCCGTGACGGCGGTTTTCACGGTTCCGGGCGGATAA